In Melanotaenia boesemani isolate fMelBoe1 chromosome 16, fMelBoe1.pri, whole genome shotgun sequence, the following proteins share a genomic window:
- the gpr75 gene encoding probable G-protein coupled receptor 75: MNTTFLPSDLVDVPKQQTFNGTPGTHTPSGWAVIHTATLTFCSLLLIFIFFLGSYGNLVVFLSFFDPAFRKFRTNFDFMILNLSFCDLFICCVTAPMFALVLFLDAGGGDGVSKSFCFAFHLTSSGFIIMSLETVAVIALHRLRMVLGQQPNRTASFPCTLALTALLWTSSFTMAALLTMRAYPRRDGPCLPHFGLGGGQARVVLYVYLADFAFCVAVVCVSYLMIARTLRKNAQVRKCPIISVDATCPPPPPPLIAAGFESMQCAVQGPSLYRNQTYNKLQNVQTHSHTNRSNQAVVPGAAQGATCCQLVSSVNLATAKDSKAVVTCVVIVFSVLLCCLPMGASLAQDVLSPKSSFAHYQFELCGFVLIFLKSGINPFVYSRNSAGLRRRVLCCIQWAALGFLCCKQKTRLHAMGKGSLEVNRNKSSHHETNSAYVLSPKPQRRLVDQACGPSHSRECGGSPRATGVRKPRLPSTSTPINTRIEPYYSIYNSSPSAGPSSPTSLQPVSSQTFAFVKSYVAMHYHTHQDALQDFDSTSAHQIPIPSV; this comes from the coding sequence ATGAACACCACCTTTCTACCATCAGACCTGGTGGATGTGCCAAAACAGCAGACTTTCAATGGCACCCCAGGCACACACACCCCTTCAGGTTGGGCCGTGATCCACACTGCAACTTTGACCTTTTgctccctcctcctcatctttatattttttttgggCTCTTATGGCAACCTTGTGGTGTTCCTGTCTTTTTTTGATCCAGCGTTTCGCAAGTTCCGCACCAACTTTGACTTCATGATCCTCAATCTATCCTTCTGCGACTTGTTCATTTGCTGTGTGACTGCTCCCATGTTTGCACTAGTGCTGTTCCTGGATGCAGGCGGAGGGGATGGTGTATCAAAGAGTTTCTGCTTTGCCTTCCACCTGACGAGCTCAGGCTTTATCATCATGTCCCTGGAGACTGTAGCGGTCATTGCCTTGCACAGGCTGCGCATGGTTTTGGGGCAACAGCCCAACCGAACCGCATCCTTCCCCTGCACACTGGCCCTCACTGCCCTGCTATGGACATCCAGCTTCACCATGGCGGCTCTTCTTACAATGCGGGCATACCCACGAAGAGATGGGCCCTGTTTACCGCACTTTGGCCTGGGAGGTGGACAGGCCAGAGTTGTATTGTATGTCTACTTGGCAGACTTTGCCTTCTGTGTTgctgtggtgtgtgtgtcttaTCTGATGATTGCTCGGACACTGAGGAAGAATGCCCAAGTGAGGAAATGTCCCATCATCAGTGTAGATGCCACATGCCCgccacctcctccccctcttaTTGCAGCTGGCTTTGAGAGCATGCAGTGTGCTGTTCAAGGCCCCTCTCTGTACCGCAATCAGACTTATAATAAACTGCAAAATGTACAGACACACTCTCATACTAACAGGAGCAACCAAGCTGTAGTTCCAGGGGCAGCCCAAGGAGCCACCTGCTGTCAGCTGGTCTCTTCAGTCAACTTGGCCACGGCCAAAGACTCCAAGGCTGTCGTGACCTGTGTAgttattgtgttttctgtgctgCTATGTTGCTTGCCAATGGGGGCTTCACTGGCGCAGGATGTTTTGTCTCCTAAAAGTAGCTTTGCACACTACCAGTTTGAACTATGTGGCTTTGTGCTAATTTTTCTCAAATCTGGTATTAATCCATTTGTGTATTCACGCAACAGCGCAGGCCTCCGCCGCCGTGTGCTGTGCTGCATTCAGTGGGCTGCACTGGGCTTTCTCTGCTGCAAGCAAAAGACTCGCCTGCATGCAATGGGGAAGGGCAGCCTGGAAGTCAATCGCAATAAATCTTCCCATCATGAGACCAATTCAGCTTATGTTCTGTCACCCAAGCCGCAGAGAAGGCTGGTGGATCAGGCTTGTGGACCCAGTCACTCTAGGGAGTGTGGTGGTAGTCCTAGAGCCACAGGTGTGCGCAAGCCTCGTCTCCCAAGTACCTCTACACCAATCAACACCCGCATCGAACCCTACTATAGTATATACAACAGCAGTCCCTCTGCAGGTCCAAGCTCCCCCACCAGCCTGCAGCCTGTCAGCTCTCAGACATTTGCCTTTGTCAAGTCCTATGTAGCCATGCACTACCACACTCACCAAGACGCACTGCAAGACTTTGACAGCACCTCAGCACATCAGATTCCTATTCCTTCAGTCTAG